TCTCAAGGCTTTTCTTCGATCGAAGAAGAGAAAGAGAAGGCCAGAGTAGCGATAGAGTACGGAGCAGACTCCCTCATGGTCCTCTCCACTTGGGGGGATCTGAGGGAGATCAGAAGGGCGATCGTGGAGATGTCTCCTGTTCCCGTTGGATCTGTTCCCATCTACGATTCTGCTGTGAAGAGCTATCAAATGAAGAAAAACGTGGTGGATTTCTCTGAAAAGGACTTCTTCGACATGGTGATCGCACACGCGGAAGACGGCATCGACTTCATGACGATACACGTGGGTGTGACGAGGAAAGTGCTGGAGAGGGTGAAGAACTCAGGGAGAATCTTGAAGATCGTGAGCAGGGGAGGAGCGATCATCGCCGGCTGGATGATAAAGAACAACAGGGAAAACCCGTTCTACGAACATTTCGATGAGCTCTTAGACATCGCAAAGGAGTACGACATTACAC
This genomic window from Thermotoga sp. contains:
- a CDS encoding phosphomethylpyrimidine synthase ThiC, with the protein product MTQMEMARKGIISEEMKKVAEYEGVEVEEVRQKIAEGKAVLPKNRLHRIEKPMIVGEDFTVKVNANIGTSQGFSSIEEEKEKARVAIEYGADSLMVLSTWGDLREIRRAIVEMSPVPVGSVPIYDSAVKSYQMKKNVVDFSEKDFFDMVIAHAEDGIDFMTIHVGVTRKVLERVKNSGRILKIVSRGGAIIAGWMIKNNRENPFYEHFDELLDIAKEYDIT